The following are encoded in a window of Atribacterota bacterium genomic DNA:
- the cobU gene encoding bifunctional adenosylcobinamide kinase/adenosylcobinamide-phosphate guanylyltransferase, with protein sequence MSRSYNRSVLLLGGARSGKSKQGMRMVEESGLRPVYCATGVPTDAEMEARIARHRAQRKEPWTTVEAPFGFAEVLRKNLKGMALLVDCVTFFLNNLFYREKDEEKVKMQAQQELRALLEKRKKDGFFLVLVSNEVGMGIVPETEAGRLFRDLQGWVNQWLAKEVDEVYILLAGIPWRLK encoded by the coding sequence TTGTCCAGAAGCTATAACCGAAGCGTCCTCCTTTTGGGGGGCGCGCGAAGTGGCAAGAGCAAACAGGGAATGCGGATGGTGGAAGAGAGTGGCCTGCGGCCCGTGTACTGTGCCACCGGGGTTCCCACCGATGCGGAGATGGAGGCGCGGATTGCCCGCCATCGAGCACAGCGGAAAGAGCCCTGGACCACCGTGGAAGCGCCCTTTGGATTTGCCGAAGTGCTGAGGAAGAATCTGAAGGGGATGGCCCTTCTTGTAGATTGTGTAACCTTTTTCCTCAATAACCTCTTCTATCGGGAGAAAGACGAAGAGAAAGTGAAAATGCAAGCTCAGCAGGAATTGAGGGCCCTCCTTGAAAAGCGTAAAAAGGACGGCTTTTTCCTGGTTCTGGTATCCAATGAGGTGGGGATGGGCATTGTGCCTGAGACCGAAGCGGGACGCCTTTTTCGGGACCTGCAGGGATGGGTGAATCAGTGGTTAGCGAAAGAGGTGGACGAAGTGTATATCCTTCTGGCGGGGATTCCATGGCGACTCAAATAA
- the cobS gene encoding adenosylcobinamide-GDP ribazoletransferase: MATQIRILKCLRLAFGFLTVFPVGRVQAEEGELALASFFFPLVGMSLGFIQFWIWWLSFSWTQSLALSAFFGVLVLVIFTGGLHLDGVADVCDAFWVSDRDRRKAVLKDSRLGTFGALGVFLFVILKLILLMETRDFFYFLWAPLLGRLGVLELAALFPPFAEEGLGKELMGRVSLFFSLFWMAVVGFLMLRFQGVEHLLKIGIHFGIIYLLGMVFKKRFGGLNGDMLGCTIEMGEALVLFLGRF, encoded by the coding sequence ATGGCGACTCAAATAAGAATACTGAAGTGCCTGCGTTTGGCCTTTGGTTTCCTCACCGTTTTTCCGGTGGGGAGGGTGCAGGCAGAAGAGGGAGAGCTGGCTTTGGCTAGTTTCTTCTTCCCTCTGGTGGGAATGTCTCTGGGGTTTATCCAGTTCTGGATCTGGTGGCTTTCGTTTTCCTGGACCCAAAGCTTAGCTTTGTCAGCTTTTTTTGGGGTACTCGTTCTGGTGATTTTCACCGGAGGACTCCACCTGGATGGGGTGGCGGACGTCTGCGATGCCTTTTGGGTTTCGGATAGAGATCGTCGCAAAGCTGTCCTCAAGGACTCCCGCCTTGGCACATTCGGGGCTCTGGGGGTGTTTTTGTTCGTCATTCTGAAGCTCATCCTCTTAATGGAAACTCGGGACTTCTTCTATTTCCTGTGGGCTCCTCTTCTGGGGCGCCTGGGGGTGCTGGAACTGGCGGCTTTATTTCCTCCGTTCGCTGAGGAGGGGTTAGGGAAGGAACTCATGGGAAGGGTTTCCCTTTTTTTCTCCCTTTTCTGGATGGCCGTGGTGGGATTTTTGATGCTGAGATTCCAGGGGGTAGAACACCTTTTGAAAATCGGCATCCACTTTGGTATCATTTACCTGCTTGGAATGGTATTCAAGAAGCGCTTTGGAGGATTGAACGGCGATATGTTGGGGTGTACCATCGAGATGGGAGAAGCTCTGGTGCTTTTCTTGGGGAGGTTTTGA
- the cobC gene encoding alpha-ribazole phosphatase, translated as MKEIYLLRHGDTDATERGYYAGWMDIPLSPEGRRRILRVREMLPQDGFRKVLVSPLKRTLETAQIVAYGAPLEIHEALKERSFGVWEGKGWTEIETGFPEEMRAWRRDPLHFTPPGGESFEAVLLRVATFWETFQKEPEGRYLLVTHGGVIRSLLVHLLRIDFASTFSILLDPGVVVQFREEGGFLQLISLVNVEGERR; from the coding sequence ATGAAGGAAATTTACCTTTTGCGTCACGGGGACACCGACGCCACCGAAAGGGGATACTATGCTGGATGGATGGATATCCCCCTTTCTCCAGAGGGGCGAAGGCGAATCCTGCGGGTACGGGAGATGCTCCCTCAGGATGGGTTTCGGAAGGTTTTGGTGAGTCCCCTCAAACGGACCCTGGAGACTGCCCAGATAGTGGCCTACGGGGCTCCGCTTGAGATCCATGAGGCTTTGAAGGAGCGTTCATTTGGCGTGTGGGAGGGAAAAGGCTGGACGGAGATCGAAACCGGTTTTCCCGAGGAGATGCGAGCCTGGAGAAGGGATCCGCTCCATTTTACTCCACCGGGGGGAGAGAGTTTTGAGGCCGTGCTTTTGAGGGTGGCCACCTTCTGGGAAACTTTCCAAAAAGAGCCAGAAGGGCGCTATCTTCTCGTTACCCATGGAGGCGTGATTCGCTCCCTTCTTGTACACCTTTTGCGTATCGACTTTGCTTCTACCTTTTCCATTCTCCTTGACCCGGGTGTGGTGGTGCAATTCCGAGAAGAAGGAGGGTTTTTGCAGCTCATTTCCCTGGTGAATGTGGAGGGTGAGAGAAGGTGA
- the cbiB gene encoding adenosylcobinamide-phosphate synthase CbiB has translation MNAVILGLGFLLDALLGDPQGRWHPVALVGVLIEKLEGVLFPRKRNFRKEFVLGFILVVVLLVGLGGGYFVLGRFLWRRFPVLFLALEGYFIFSFLALRTLRKRGEEVKEALERGDLPRARACLKHLVGRDTEHLSEWEVVRGCVESLAENFSDGFLAPLFYMSLLGGLGGLLYKITNTLDSMVGYQDFRYFFFGFASARLDDILNFVPARLSVFFIALGTIFTPGGARRALRCALRDARNHASPNAGWPESAMAGALGIRLGGVNYYGGKREEMAFMGDSLQELTVERIGEALEIIRQGGMWAAGVFVALSFFLWR, from the coding sequence GTGAATGCGGTGATTCTGGGGCTGGGGTTTTTGCTCGATGCCCTTCTGGGTGATCCCCAGGGGCGATGGCATCCGGTGGCACTCGTTGGGGTGCTCATTGAGAAACTCGAAGGAGTCCTCTTTCCCCGAAAGCGAAACTTTCGAAAGGAGTTTGTGCTAGGGTTTATACTCGTCGTGGTGCTCCTTGTGGGTCTGGGGGGAGGATACTTCGTTTTGGGACGATTTCTCTGGCGCCGGTTTCCGGTCCTCTTTTTAGCGCTGGAAGGGTACTTTATCTTCAGTTTTCTTGCCCTGCGGACCCTGCGTAAGCGAGGAGAAGAGGTGAAGGAGGCTTTAGAGCGAGGAGATTTGCCCCGGGCCCGAGCGTGCTTAAAGCACCTGGTGGGCCGGGATACCGAACACCTCTCAGAGTGGGAAGTGGTGCGGGGATGTGTGGAGTCTCTAGCGGAAAACTTTAGCGATGGATTTCTGGCTCCTCTCTTTTACATGAGCCTTCTGGGCGGTTTGGGGGGGCTTCTCTATAAAATCACCAACACCCTCGATTCCATGGTGGGGTATCAGGATTTCCGCTACTTCTTTTTTGGCTTTGCCTCAGCCCGCCTTGATGATATCCTCAATTTCGTTCCGGCCCGGCTGAGCGTGTTCTTCATTGCCCTGGGAACCATTTTTACCCCGGGAGGCGCCCGGAGAGCGCTTCGGTGCGCGCTCCGGGATGCCAGAAACCATGCCAGTCCCAACGCTGGATGGCCGGAAAGCGCCATGGCCGGCGCTCTGGGGATACGCTTGGGAGGGGTGAACTACTATGGAGGAAAGCGCGAGGAGATGGCTTTTATGGGAGATTCCCTGCAGGAACTCACCGTAGAGCGAATTGGTGAAGCCCTGGAAATCATTCGCCAGGGTGGTATGTGGGCAGCAGGGGTGTTCGTGGCCCTCTCCTTTTTCCTCTGGCGCTAA